The DNA segment CGCCGGCTTTGCCCCGCCGCTGGTGTAGACGTCGTGGCAGCTGTCGCAGCGGGTGCGCCCCGCCGACTGCCAGGCGGTGAAGCAGTCCACGCACAATCCGCGCCGGTAGGCCTCGTGCCGGTCCTTCGGGATGCCGGTACCCGCGGCGGCCGGAGCGCGCCGCGGCGTTCCGGAGAACTGCGGCTCGGCCTCGGTGCTCACGCTGCGCCCTGCTGCTTGACGCTCACCACCGCCGGCCGCCGGACGCCGCCGCGCTGATCCTGCGCGGCGCGCTGCCGCGCCACCTCACGCTCACGCTCATTCTTCGTCAGGCCACCCCAGATGCCGGAATGCTCACGGCCCTTGGTCAATCCGTAGGTGCGGCACTCCTGTAAGACCGGGCAGTACTGGCAGATCGCCTTGCACTCAGCCTGCACGCCGGGGCTGCGCGAAACCCAGTCGTACTCCGGGAATTCGCCGCAGGCGCCCTTGAGATAGAAGTCTTCGAGGTGGACCTCCCGCTGGGGCGTCGGCAGCGGCTCCGGGCACGGCTTCTCCAGATACCGGCTGACCGAACGCTTGCTCACCCGCAGGTGGTCGGCGATCGCATCCAACGACGACCCACGCCCATGCATCCGATGAGCGGTGATCCGATGGCGGATCGCAATGGCTTGTTGTTGTGTCACAGCAGTATTCACGCTTCATCCCCCATAACATGTGCTTCCCGCAGACGGCGGTAGAGATCCGCGACGTCGGCGATGCCAAGCTGCTCCAAAGCGGTGGCCACATCCGCCGGCGCGATCGCCGTACGCGGATCCCCATCGGTGGGTTTGGCCGCGATACCCAGCCGCGACATCACCGCGGTC comes from the Mycobacterium sp. JS623 genome and includes:
- a CDS encoding WhiB family transcriptional regulator, giving the protein MNTAVTQQQAIAIRHRITAHRMHGRGSSLDAIADHLRVSKRSVSRYLEKPCPEPLPTPQREVHLEDFYLKGACGEFPEYDWVSRSPGVQAECKAICQYCPVLQECRTYGLTKGREHSGIWGGLTKNEREREVARQRAAQDQRGGVRRPAVVSVKQQGAA